The genomic interval TCCTCGATCAAAGTCTTTCCTCCGAGTATGCGCTCGTAGAGAGCTCGGTCCGTCGTCTTCAATGAACGGAACTCGCCGGGCGTGAGGATGACCGGCGAGATCTCGCGGTCGAGTCCGGCCTGAACCGCTGCAATAGTCTCTGCCGCCCCGGAAAGATCCCCTGTCTCGATGAAGAGATCGATATCGCTCTCGTCGGTGTCTTCGCCGGTTGCCGCGCTCCCGAAGAGTATCGCCCGTCTCACCTTTCCCTGCAAATGGAGGACCAGGGAGTTTATCTCAAGGAGCGTGGCACAGACCTTTATCTCCCGGAGGAGCGGGCTCTCCATCGCCGCCCGGTACAGCACAAGACGTCCTCTCTCCTGGCGGTGGAGAAGGCCGGCCTCTGAAAGGCGAGCAAGGGTTTCACTTGCAGATCCCGCTCCCAGGTGGAGCACCCGGGCGATCTCGCGGACATAAAACTCTTCACGGTAGTTTCTTCCCAGAAATCGGAGAAGCAGAAATGAAGTCGGTGAGAGTATGTTCGTATCGTCGAACATATGTTCGTATATGTGAACACTATCTATGTCAATCTGCTGGTGGGGGACGCTCGTCCTCTACCGGGGTTTGCGGCGACCTGATCGCAGGGCAGGCGGAGGATGAGGCTCTGTCCGCCCCCAGGCCGGAAACGATCGAAGACCTGCTTTTTTGAAAAATGTCCGTGGTCCGGAGACACAGCCAATCTCTATCCGGCGAGCTCGACCTGCCGCAAGGAGCGTTCCGTGTCGGCGATATATCCTCGCTTTTCTTTCAGAAAAAAGATGGATACACTGATATTCAGGGCTGGTCGTCAGCCGCAGCATCCCGGCTGCTCAAAAATGCCTCGACCTCCTGCCTGAACTGAGTGAAATCTCCGATATGCTCCTGCAGGATCGCAAAGGTGAGGGCATCATCGATCGCTCCGTAGCGGTGGACGACGATGTTTCTGAACCCTTTCATTGCCTTGAGGCTCGTGAGCATCGCTCTGCTGAGCACACCGTGCTGTATCAGGTGGTCGACGATATCCTCGTCTGTGCCGGGCACGCCGAGGCGGAGGTCGGTGTTCAGCATCGCACAGATATCGAAGACATTCTCAACCGCATATTCCACTCTCTTGTAGATGCCGTCCCTGACGATCCCGAGGCGGGTGAATGCATCGGCAGAATCGGGCAGGTGTTCCCGGACCATGCCGATGCTCTCGGTCATCTCCTGGAGTTTGGTCCTGATGGCGGCACTCCTGAGCATCCCGCTCATGGTATCGCCCTCTCGCCGATATAGTCGTAGAGGCGGTGTTTGAATGCGTCGAATTCCCTGATGGTCTCGACCGCGACGTCGTACAGGAACTGTTCGTCAGGGCAGTAGAGCACCTGGCCGCGCAAGGACTCCACCCTGACATAGAGAGGGAGCTGCTGAAAGATCTGGAGGTCGTACCTGTCGCTGAAGAGTTCTGACAGGGCGCGAAACCTGAAGTGCGACGCCTCCTCACGGTCCCCGTTGAAGAAGACGCAGAGGTCGATATCCGAGTCCTCCCTCTCCTCTCCCCGTGAGGCGGAGCCGTAGAGGATGACAAAACGGACTCTCTCGAACCCCTCGACTCTCTGGAGCCTCTCGATCACAGACACCTGGTACACTGGTAAGAGGATGGGTCTTTCTTCTCATAACTCTTCTGGCGGCAGGACGGACTGCCGGTACGGCCATGGGGGGACGACGGAGGAGGTCCAGATGAAGACTGGAAAAAAGAGGGGGGATATCCCCTCTCATGCAAGGATCGGTACGCCGTCCGCCCAGGTCTCGATGACCGCAAGGACGATGTCGTCCTCGTAGGACGAGACCCGCAGGGAGGTGCGGGTAAAGGCGACCGCGTACACCTCGCCGTCGGGGTCGTGGCAGCGGAGGCGGCAGGCGTACGCCTCGCGGTCCGGGTCGGCGACCGCGGAACCGCCGATGGCTGACGCAAGCGCCGCATTGCCGAGGAGTTCGGTCTTCGCCGCGGTGAAGCCGGCGAGGGTGGGTGCGCGTGCGGCGGCGTTGCCGACGACCGTACCGGGTGCGTTCTCATAGACGATACGGGCCGTGTAGGCCTCTGAGACCTTC from Methanofollis sp. carries:
- a CDS encoding MarR family transcriptional regulator, translating into MFDDTNILSPTSFLLLRFLGRNYREEFYVREIARVLHLGAGSASETLARLSEAGLLHRQERGRLVLYRAAMESPLLREIKVCATLLEINSLVLHLQGKVRRAILFGSAATGEDTDESDIDLFIETGDLSGAAETIAAVQAGLDREISPVILTPGEFRSLKTTDRALYERILGGKTLIEEYDEVSV
- a CDS encoding DUF86 domain-containing protein, with protein sequence MSGMLRSAAIRTKLQEMTESIGMVREHLPDSADAFTRLGIVRDGIYKRVEYAVENVFDICAMLNTDLRLGVPGTDEDIVDHLIQHGVLSRAMLTSLKAMKGFRNIVVHRYGAIDDALTFAILQEHIGDFTQFRQEVEAFLSSRDAAADDQP
- a CDS encoding nucleotidyltransferase domain-containing protein produces the protein MSVIERLQRVEGFERVRFVILYGSASRGEEREDSDIDLCVFFNGDREEASHFRFRALSELFSDRYDLQIFQQLPLYVRVESLRGQVLYCPDEQFLYDVAVETIREFDAFKHRLYDYIGERAIP